From a single Cyclobacterium marinum DSM 745 genomic region:
- a CDS encoding SDR family NAD(P)-dependent oxidoreductase — protein MKGKKIIIIGGKSGIGKKVVESLNQKGAEVYAFSRSFSGEHHFDVLEDFEAIPNVPEEIHGLVYCPGTINLKPFKRLTIDDFRHDLEVNYLGAIKTLQFLENSLKKSKTASVVLYSSIAVQTGLGFHSSIAGAKGAIEGLTRSLAAEWANFGIRVNAIAPSLTDTPLAKVLLSTDDKRNTADKRHPLGRFGKATDIAAATIFLLSDQSSWVTGQVIKVDGGISAIK, from the coding sequence ATGAAGGGAAAGAAGATTATCATCATCGGTGGTAAAAGTGGAATTGGTAAAAAAGTGGTGGAAAGTCTCAACCAAAAAGGTGCCGAGGTATATGCTTTCTCAAGGTCATTTTCAGGAGAACACCACTTTGATGTTTTAGAAGATTTTGAAGCAATACCCAATGTACCTGAAGAAATTCATGGATTGGTTTATTGCCCAGGGACAATCAATTTAAAACCATTCAAAAGGCTAACAATCGATGACTTCAGACATGACCTGGAGGTCAATTACCTTGGAGCAATAAAAACGTTACAGTTTTTAGAGAATTCATTGAAAAAATCGAAAACTGCCTCTGTTGTGCTATATAGTAGCATTGCAGTACAGACCGGCTTGGGTTTTCACAGCTCCATTGCCGGGGCAAAAGGGGCCATAGAAGGGCTTACTCGGTCTCTCGCAGCCGAATGGGCCAATTTTGGTATTCGCGTCAATGCCATTGCACCATCACTTACCGACACTCCTTTAGCAAAGGTTTTGCTTTCTACGGATGACAAACGAAATACTGCTGATAAAAGGCATCCCCTTGGCCGGTTTGGGAAAGCTACAGATATTGCTGCCGCTACAATATTTTTACTATCTGATCAATCTTCTTGGGTTACCGGGCAGGTAATTAAGGTGGATGGTGGCATATCGGCAATTAAATAA
- a CDS encoding flavin reductase family protein — MKRFTKDILINKGKVFNRNFVNCLSGYKSLNLIGSINTENAKTNLAPFSQVFHIGANPATVGVLFRPHSVERHTLENILQNGCFTLNHVAENFYKEAHQCSARWDQSEFKATGLEEEFLNDFKAPFVKLSPLKIACVLKDKITLAVNETILIVASIEEVYVAANAVEEDGFIALDKVGSITVSGLDSYHATNKLGRLPYAKPFQKTE; from the coding sequence ATGAAGCGATTTACAAAAGACATCTTGATTAATAAAGGCAAAGTCTTCAATAGAAATTTCGTCAACTGCCTGAGTGGATACAAAAGTTTGAATCTTATTGGGAGCATTAATACCGAAAATGCTAAAACAAATTTAGCCCCATTTAGTCAAGTATTTCATATCGGAGCCAACCCAGCTACGGTTGGTGTTTTATTCCGCCCCCATTCCGTGGAACGGCATACATTGGAAAACATCCTTCAAAATGGCTGTTTCACTTTAAACCACGTAGCTGAAAATTTTTACAAAGAAGCCCACCAATGCAGTGCAAGATGGGACCAGTCAGAATTTAAAGCCACAGGATTGGAGGAAGAATTCCTGAATGATTTTAAAGCTCCATTTGTGAAATTAAGTCCCTTGAAAATAGCTTGTGTACTAAAAGATAAAATCACATTAGCCGTCAATGAAACAATTTTAATCGTAGCCAGTATTGAAGAGGTATATGTAGCAGCCAATGCTGTTGAAGAAGACGGGTTTATTGCCTTAGACAAGGTAGGTAGCATTACGGTCTCGGGCTTAGATAGCTACCACGCTACAAACAAGCTGGGCAGACTACCTTATGCGAAACCCTTTCAAAAAACTGAATAA
- a CDS encoding S1C family serine protease yields MLKNLGLVLVAFVGGIIGSWVFQQYLSEELSFKNPERFSISEEIPMSQVRHLAPAEETSQNIMSPVPDSFVKASENSTNSVVFIKNFSGTDSRRYSIFDYFFGQGMAQQTVSTGSGVIFSEDGYIITNNHVIEKAETIEVIHKKRTYKASLIGSDANTDIAVLKIEADNLPAIEIGSSRELNIGEWVLAVGNPFNLTSTVTAGIVSAKERQINIMGGEFPLESFIQTDAPINPGNSGGALVNVNGELVGINTAILSRTGSYTGYGFAVPVDIATKIANDLIRYGEVQKAIPGIEIKEISPDLSEEMNLQSLDGVIVSHVIRNGAAEKSGMKVNDVIVKIDGTEITGKGSFEEALSYYYPGDKINVSYKREGKLNTVQLTLQNLLGGTGVIKRSFYASALLGAKLETINAIEMDRYGIPYGVKISSMTRGYLNDLGFGNGFIITDINDQPAKDPEKVGKFLEEFSGQLRVEGLTPAGRSFAQSYSVR; encoded by the coding sequence ATGTTAAAAAATTTAGGTTTAGTTCTTGTTGCATTTGTGGGAGGGATTATTGGCTCTTGGGTGTTTCAACAATATTTGAGCGAAGAATTGTCGTTTAAAAACCCTGAACGATTCAGTATTTCCGAAGAAATTCCAATGTCTCAAGTTCGTCATTTGGCTCCGGCTGAAGAAACGAGCCAAAACATCATGAGTCCCGTGCCGGATTCTTTTGTGAAAGCTTCTGAAAACAGCACCAATTCTGTAGTGTTTATAAAAAACTTTTCAGGAACTGATTCTAGAAGGTATAGTATTTTTGATTATTTCTTCGGCCAAGGGATGGCTCAACAGACGGTAAGCACCGGCTCGGGTGTGATTTTTTCTGAAGATGGTTATATCATTACCAATAACCATGTCATAGAAAAAGCAGAGACCATTGAAGTGATTCATAAGAAAAGAACGTATAAAGCCAGTTTAATAGGTTCAGATGCAAATACTGATATTGCAGTTCTAAAAATTGAAGCAGATAACCTTCCGGCCATAGAAATTGGAAGCAGTCGGGAATTGAATATAGGTGAATGGGTACTGGCAGTGGGTAATCCTTTCAATCTTACTTCCACAGTGACGGCAGGAATAGTTTCTGCAAAGGAACGACAGATCAACATTATGGGTGGTGAGTTTCCTTTGGAATCTTTTATCCAAACAGATGCTCCGATTAATCCCGGAAACTCCGGAGGAGCATTAGTAAATGTAAATGGTGAGTTGGTTGGGATTAATACGGCCATTTTGAGTAGAACAGGTTCCTACACTGGCTATGGTTTTGCTGTTCCTGTCGATATTGCTACAAAAATTGCAAATGATCTTATTCGGTATGGGGAAGTTCAAAAAGCAATTCCGGGGATAGAGATTAAAGAGATTTCCCCTGATTTATCTGAGGAAATGAATCTACAATCTTTAGATGGTGTCATCGTTTCTCATGTGATTAGAAATGGTGCTGCAGAAAAATCAGGAATGAAGGTAAATGATGTAATTGTAAAAATTGACGGAACTGAAATAACAGGAAAGGGCAGCTTTGAGGAGGCATTGTCTTACTACTATCCGGGCGATAAAATCAATGTAAGTTATAAAAGAGAAGGGAAACTTAATACGGTTCAATTGACCCTACAGAATCTATTGGGAGGGACCGGAGTTATCAAGAGATCCTTTTATGCTTCTGCATTATTGGGTGCGAAGCTTGAAACCATCAATGCCATCGAAATGGACCGATACGGTATACCCTACGGAGTCAAAATTTCTTCTATGACCAGAGGTTATCTCAATGATCTTGGGTTTGGAAATGGATTTATCATTACTGATATAAATGACCAACCGGCCAAAGATCCAGAAAAAGTGGGGAAGTTTCTTGAAGAATTTAGTGGGCAGTTAAGAGTGGAAGGTCTTACGCCGGCAGGGCGCTCTTTTGCACAATCCTATTCCGTTAGATAA
- a CDS encoding 1-deoxy-D-xylulose-5-phosphate reductoisomerase, which produces MSTIKRVAILGSTGSIGTQALDVIQQHSDKFEVEVLTAFNNKDLLIKQALAFQPNVVVIGNENHYLEVKEALSKHPIKVYAGDKALASVVEMETIDIVLTALVGYAGLIPTIKAIEAGKPIALANKETLVVAGDLITKLAKKKAVNIYPVDSEHSAIFQCLVGEFHNPIEKIILTASGGPFRGRDREYLKNVTKEQALKHPNWDMGAKITIDSASLMNKGLEVIEAKWLFGLDASQIEVIVHPQSIVHSLVQFEDGSIKGQLGLPDMRIPIQFALSYPERVKSNFERFNFMDYPNLQFEKPDRQTFKNLDLAFTALVRGGNAACSLNAANEIAVAAFLQDKVKFLEMSDLIEQSMEKISFIKEPSLDDLIATDKETRIISEELISRK; this is translated from the coding sequence ATGTCTACAATTAAACGTGTGGCCATCTTAGGCTCAACAGGTAGTATAGGTACACAAGCTTTAGATGTGATTCAGCAACATTCTGACAAATTTGAAGTTGAAGTCCTTACGGCTTTTAATAACAAAGACCTATTAATCAAACAGGCGTTAGCTTTCCAACCAAATGTTGTAGTCATTGGCAATGAAAACCATTATCTTGAGGTTAAAGAGGCTTTGAGCAAACATCCTATTAAGGTATATGCCGGAGATAAGGCACTTGCCTCCGTGGTTGAGATGGAGACGATTGATATTGTGCTTACAGCTTTAGTGGGCTATGCAGGCTTAATACCTACGATCAAGGCCATAGAAGCCGGCAAACCCATCGCCTTAGCCAATAAAGAAACTTTGGTGGTGGCCGGAGATCTTATCACCAAACTCGCCAAAAAGAAAGCTGTAAATATCTACCCGGTAGATTCAGAACATTCGGCGATCTTTCAATGTTTGGTTGGTGAATTTCATAATCCCATCGAAAAAATAATACTTACAGCCTCCGGAGGCCCCTTCCGTGGCAGGGATAGGGAATATTTAAAAAATGTTACCAAAGAACAGGCACTCAAACATCCCAATTGGGACATGGGGGCTAAAATCACAATCGATTCAGCTTCTTTGATGAATAAAGGGCTTGAAGTTATCGAAGCAAAATGGCTTTTTGGATTGGATGCAAGCCAGATTGAGGTAATTGTTCATCCACAATCCATAGTACATTCTTTGGTTCAATTTGAAGACGGTTCGATCAAAGGGCAACTTGGACTACCAGACATGCGTATTCCTATTCAGTTTGCCTTGTCATATCCGGAAAGAGTAAAATCAAATTTTGAAAGATTTAATTTCATGGATTATCCGAATCTTCAATTTGAGAAACCTGATCGACAAACATTCAAAAACTTGGACTTGGCCTTCACGGCCTTAGTAAGAGGTGGGAATGCTGCCTGTTCACTGAATGCTGCCAATGAAATCGCTGTGGCTGCATTTTTGCAGGATAAAGTCAAATTTCTTGAAATGTCAGACTTGATTGAACAGAGTATGGAAAAAATTAGTTTTATTAAAGAACCAAGTTTGGATGACTTAATTGCGACAGACAAGGAAACAAGAATAATTTCAGAAGAATTAATTAGTAGAAAATAA
- the rseP gene encoding RIP metalloprotease RseP yields the protein MDTLIMVAQLLLGLSILVGLHELGHLLAAKMFGMRVEKFSIGFPPKIIGFQWKETEYSIGAIPLGGFVKISGMVDESLDSEQLSDEPQPWEFRSKPAWQRLIVMLGGIIVNVITGIIIFVFLVYSKGETYFSRDQVIEHGIVAYDIGEQIGLQDGDKILDINGVPYESLNDLSSGNALLSSDGYYTVDRDGERMKITIPRGFINSFSDEESMSNFISIRFPFKILEVNPEGTAVEAGIQKGDEIVAVNEQPIQYFNELQDALAVHKGETVALTIVRDQQEIITNTEVLEDGTIGIAAENLIEPVRKKYTFAESIPLGTERAFSVVIINAKAMGKMFTGEVSTKNVSGPIGMAKIYGSTWDWIKFWSITGLISMILAFMNLLPIPALDGGHVMFLLYEMVSGRSPSDRFLENAQKIGMVLLLAIMVFAIGNDILKLFTGS from the coding sequence ATGGATACATTAATAATGGTAGCGCAATTGCTACTCGGATTGTCGATATTGGTCGGCTTACATGAATTAGGACACCTGCTGGCAGCCAAGATGTTTGGCATGCGTGTCGAAAAGTTTTCTATTGGTTTTCCTCCAAAAATCATAGGATTTCAATGGAAAGAAACAGAATATTCTATAGGAGCAATTCCCCTAGGTGGATTTGTTAAAATCTCCGGAATGGTAGATGAATCGCTTGATTCAGAGCAACTATCGGACGAACCCCAGCCTTGGGAGTTTAGATCCAAACCTGCTTGGCAAAGATTAATCGTGATGCTTGGTGGTATCATCGTAAATGTAATCACCGGGATAATCATATTTGTATTTTTGGTATACAGTAAAGGGGAAACCTATTTTTCAAGAGACCAGGTAATAGAGCATGGGATCGTCGCCTACGATATTGGCGAACAAATAGGCTTGCAGGATGGCGACAAAATACTTGACATCAACGGAGTACCTTATGAATCATTGAATGACCTAAGCAGTGGGAATGCATTGTTAAGCTCAGATGGTTATTATACAGTAGATAGAGACGGCGAAAGAATGAAAATCACAATCCCTAGGGGATTTATCAATTCTTTTTCTGATGAAGAAAGCATGTCTAATTTCATTAGCATTCGATTCCCTTTTAAAATTTTGGAAGTAAATCCTGAAGGAACTGCTGTTGAAGCAGGTATTCAAAAGGGGGATGAAATCGTAGCTGTCAATGAACAACCCATCCAATATTTCAATGAGTTACAAGACGCATTGGCAGTACATAAAGGGGAGACTGTAGCTCTTACGATAGTTAGAGACCAACAAGAAATAATCACCAATACCGAAGTCTTAGAAGATGGGACCATTGGCATTGCCGCAGAAAATTTAATTGAACCTGTTCGCAAAAAATACACCTTTGCAGAATCGATTCCACTGGGAACCGAAAGGGCTTTTAGTGTGGTAATTATCAATGCAAAAGCCATGGGTAAAATGTTTACAGGAGAGGTTTCCACCAAAAACGTTAGTGGGCCTATCGGAATGGCTAAAATTTATGGGTCTACTTGGGATTGGATCAAGTTTTGGTCCATTACAGGCCTGATTTCCATGATTCTGGCCTTCATGAATTTATTACCTATTCCTGCCTTAGATGGAGGGCATGTAATGTTTTTGCTTTACGAAATGGTTTCAGGCAGAAGTCCTTCTGATAGGTTTCTTGAGAATGCCCAGAAAATTGGCATGGTTTTACTGTTAGCAATCATGGTATTTGCCATAGGAAATGACATCCTTAAGCTTTTTACCGGCAGTTAA
- the lon gene encoding endopeptidase La, whose product MNNNDNQLYQSLMMGDFSGEGDLIQLITDDEDENGQKNENYAKEIPILSVRNTVLFPGVVIPITVGRQRSIKLVKKAQKGDKLIGVCAQRNPNIEDPSWDDIYKVGTLAKIVKMIVLPDGNTTIIIQGKKRFKIDEELTEDPYFQANVTYLDETFPKNDEKIEALEQSLKEAAFKILQLNPEIPREAQVALDNIDSTPFLTHFLSSNINAPVESKQKLLEINDGIERATLLLEFMMKDIQMLELKNEIQKKVHTDIDQQQRDYFLRQQMKVLQTELGDEGPDKEVEELRARGKKKKWPKVVADQFNKELDKIMRMNPATAEYPIAINYAEVLVDLPWNEYTTDNFDLNRAKKILDRDHSGLDKVKDRIIEYLAVLKLKQDLKGPILCLYGPPGVGKTSLGKSIAKALGRKYVRMSLGGLHDESEIRGHRKTYIGAMPGKIIQNMKKGKSSNPVFVLDEIDKLSTDFRGDPSSAFLEVLDPEQNNAFVDNYLEVDYDLSKVLFIATANTLETLQPALRDRMEIIEVTGYTMEEKVEISKKHLVPKQRKEHGLKAKDITFSNDSLVKIIEDYTRESGVRSLERQIGKVIRNIAKSIAMEEPYQKKITPALVRKILGGEIFDKEFYQDNSLAGVVTGLAWTSVGGEILFIEASISKGKGKLTLSGQLGDVMKESAMTAISYLKSHADDLDIDYRVFDQYDLHIHVPAGAVPKDGPSAGITMLTAIASVYTQRKVKTKLAMTGEITLRGKVMPVGGIKEKILAAKRAGIEDIILCKRNQRDIEEIDDSYLKGVKFHFVDHVSEVLALALLEEKVSNPVKFSFESEGKKSEAS is encoded by the coding sequence ATGAACAATAACGACAATCAATTATATCAATCACTAATGATGGGGGATTTTTCGGGAGAAGGCGATCTAATTCAGTTAATTACTGACGACGAGGATGAAAATGGCCAAAAAAACGAAAACTACGCCAAAGAAATACCTATTCTTTCCGTCAGAAACACCGTTTTGTTTCCCGGAGTAGTTATTCCTATAACCGTTGGAAGGCAACGATCTATTAAACTTGTTAAAAAAGCCCAAAAGGGAGACAAATTGATCGGTGTATGTGCACAAAGAAACCCCAACATTGAAGACCCTTCATGGGACGATATTTATAAAGTAGGCACCTTGGCCAAAATTGTAAAAATGATCGTTTTGCCCGATGGCAATACCACAATCATTATTCAAGGAAAAAAGCGTTTTAAAATAGATGAAGAATTAACAGAGGACCCCTATTTCCAAGCAAATGTCACTTATTTGGATGAAACATTCCCTAAAAATGATGAGAAAATAGAGGCCCTTGAGCAGTCCTTAAAGGAAGCAGCTTTTAAAATTTTACAATTAAATCCTGAAATTCCTAGAGAAGCTCAGGTTGCCTTAGATAATATTGACAGCACCCCTTTTCTTACTCATTTCCTCTCTTCCAATATCAATGCCCCTGTTGAGTCCAAACAAAAATTACTTGAGATCAATGATGGCATAGAAAGAGCTACCCTGTTGCTGGAGTTTATGATGAAGGATATCCAAATGCTGGAGCTAAAAAATGAAATCCAAAAAAAGGTCCATACTGACATTGACCAACAGCAAAGGGACTATTTTTTAAGGCAACAGATGAAGGTTCTTCAAACAGAACTGGGTGACGAGGGCCCGGACAAGGAAGTTGAAGAATTAAGGGCACGTGGCAAAAAGAAAAAATGGCCAAAAGTAGTGGCTGACCAATTCAATAAAGAATTGGATAAAATCATGAGAATGAATCCTGCCACAGCAGAATACCCTATCGCCATTAATTATGCAGAGGTGTTGGTAGACCTACCATGGAATGAATATACTACCGACAATTTTGACTTGAATAGAGCCAAGAAAATCCTTGATCGTGACCATTCCGGCTTGGACAAAGTCAAAGATCGAATCATTGAATATTTGGCAGTATTAAAACTAAAGCAAGACCTTAAAGGACCAATTCTTTGTTTATATGGACCTCCCGGTGTAGGAAAAACATCCTTAGGTAAATCTATCGCTAAAGCCTTGGGCAGAAAGTATGTACGAATGTCCTTAGGGGGACTTCATGATGAGTCTGAAATTAGGGGGCATCGAAAAACCTATATCGGTGCCATGCCGGGCAAAATCATTCAAAACATGAAAAAAGGAAAATCATCAAATCCTGTTTTTGTGTTGGACGAAATAGATAAACTCAGCACGGATTTTAGAGGAGACCCATCTTCTGCCTTTTTAGAAGTATTGGACCCTGAACAAAACAATGCTTTTGTGGACAATTACTTGGAGGTAGATTATGATTTGTCTAAGGTACTATTTATTGCCACCGCCAATACGCTGGAAACTTTGCAGCCTGCCCTTAGAGACCGGATGGAGATCATAGAGGTGACGGGCTACACCATGGAGGAAAAAGTGGAAATTTCAAAAAAACACCTGGTACCCAAACAGAGGAAAGAACATGGTCTTAAAGCCAAGGACATTACCTTCTCCAATGATTCTTTGGTCAAAATCATAGAAGATTACACGCGAGAATCCGGGGTTAGAAGTTTGGAAAGGCAAATTGGGAAGGTTATAAGAAATATTGCCAAGTCCATAGCGATGGAAGAACCATATCAGAAAAAAATAACTCCGGCATTGGTAAGAAAAATTCTAGGTGGTGAAATATTCGACAAAGAATTTTATCAAGACAATTCTTTGGCAGGAGTGGTTACAGGCCTAGCCTGGACATCTGTGGGAGGAGAAATTTTATTTATTGAAGCAAGTATTAGCAAAGGAAAAGGAAAACTTACACTTTCCGGTCAGCTGGGTGATGTCATGAAAGAATCTGCCATGACAGCCATATCTTATCTTAAATCTCATGCGGACGATCTGGACATAGATTATCGGGTATTTGATCAGTATGATCTACATATTCATGTACCTGCCGGAGCAGTACCTAAAGACGGGCCATCTGCCGGTATCACTATGCTCACAGCCATTGCATCTGTTTATACCCAGAGAAAAGTAAAAACAAAACTGGCCATGACAGGGGAGATCACCTTGAGAGGTAAAGTAATGCCGGTAGGTGGAATCAAAGAAAAAATATTAGCTGCAAAAAGGGCCGGGATCGAAGACATTATCCTTTGCAAACGAAATCAAAGAGACATAGAAGAAATTGATGATTCTTACCTCAAAGGAGTCAAATTTCATTTTGTAGACCATGTAAGCGAAGTATTAGCCTTGGCGCTTCTAGAAGAAAAAGTGTCTAATCCGGTGAAATTCAGCTTCGAAAGTGAAGGAAAGAAATCTGAAGCATCGTAA
- the hslU gene encoding ATP-dependent protease ATPase subunit HslU, giving the protein MNHLTPKQIVAELDKYIIGQNEAKRNVAIALRNRIRRLMVKSDLQKDIVPNNILMIGSTGVGKTEIARRLAKIANAPFTKVEASKFTEVGYVGRDVESMVRDLVEHAVNLVKEAKNEEVKEKAAVIVEDMLLDILIPPVRGTGFSTTQKENFNPDNASEQELNEKTRERFKEKLKHGELEERKIEINVKQSSPAGIGMVGNGMMDEASMAGIQDMLSNMMPKRTKKRKVTISEARKILMEEEASKLIDFDEVKEEAIKLAENNGIIFIDEIDKIASSSSKSGGPDVSREGVQRDLLPIVEGSAVNTKYGLVHTDHVLFIAAGAFHVSKPSDLIPELQGRFPIRVELTSLTQEDFYKILKDPKNALTKQYQALFEAEEVYLEYTDDAIQEIASLAFSINEEVENIGARRLHTVMSHLLNDFLFEVPDSIGPNSKIMITKDLVNERLSSLVKNRDLSQFIL; this is encoded by the coding sequence ATGAACCATTTAACACCAAAGCAAATTGTTGCTGAACTGGATAAATATATAATTGGGCAGAATGAGGCAAAAAGAAATGTCGCGATTGCTTTAAGGAACAGAATTCGCCGGCTTATGGTGAAATCTGACCTTCAAAAGGACATCGTTCCCAATAACATCTTGATGATAGGCTCTACGGGAGTTGGTAAAACTGAAATCGCTAGAAGATTGGCGAAAATTGCCAATGCACCTTTCACAAAAGTAGAGGCATCCAAGTTTACTGAAGTAGGCTATGTTGGAAGAGATGTAGAATCTATGGTAAGAGATTTGGTGGAACATGCCGTAAATCTGGTTAAAGAAGCAAAAAATGAAGAAGTAAAGGAAAAAGCAGCAGTGATTGTTGAAGACATGCTTCTGGATATTTTGATTCCTCCGGTAAGAGGAACAGGTTTTAGCACTACACAAAAAGAGAATTTTAACCCTGACAATGCCAGTGAGCAAGAGCTCAATGAAAAAACCAGAGAGCGATTCAAAGAGAAATTGAAGCATGGAGAACTGGAAGAAAGGAAAATCGAAATCAATGTAAAGCAGTCTTCTCCTGCAGGAATTGGTATGGTGGGAAATGGCATGATGGACGAAGCCAGTATGGCAGGCATTCAAGACATGCTTAGCAATATGATGCCGAAGCGTACCAAAAAAAGAAAAGTCACTATTTCGGAAGCTCGAAAAATTTTAATGGAGGAAGAAGCTTCCAAGCTTATTGATTTTGATGAAGTAAAAGAAGAAGCCATCAAGCTTGCAGAGAACAATGGGATCATATTTATTGATGAAATAGACAAAATTGCTTCAAGCTCAAGTAAATCAGGTGGACCGGATGTCAGTAGAGAAGGTGTACAAAGAGATTTGCTTCCGATTGTAGAAGGTAGTGCTGTCAATACCAAGTATGGTTTGGTACATACAGACCATGTACTGTTTATAGCAGCAGGAGCATTTCACGTCAGCAAACCTTCGGATCTGATCCCCGAATTACAGGGAAGATTTCCAATTCGTGTAGAACTTACCAGTTTGACTCAAGAGGACTTCTATAAAATACTTAAGGATCCAAAAAATGCCCTTACCAAGCAATATCAGGCTTTATTTGAAGCAGAGGAAGTTTATTTAGAATATACTGACGATGCCATCCAAGAGATTGCCTCACTGGCATTTAGTATCAATGAAGAAGTAGAAAATATCGGTGCAAGAAGGTTACATACAGTTATGAGTCATTTATTAAACGACTTTTTGTTTGAGGTTCCGGATTCAATTGGTCCCAATAGCAAAATCATGATTACAAAAGATCTTGTCAATGAAAGGTTAAGCTCTTTGGTGAAAAACAGAGACCTTTCCCAATTCATCCTTTAA